One Phalacrocorax aristotelis chromosome 14, bGulAri2.1, whole genome shotgun sequence DNA window includes the following coding sequences:
- the RUFY2 gene encoding RUN and FYVE domain-containing protein 2 isoform X1, protein MRGIAIGSRGRVLPPAGAPSEGPSPRRGGPGGAAGPAGSGRGGGGSSSPAMAVKDPTAVERANLLNMAKLSIKGLIESALSFGRTLDSDYPPLQQFFVVMEHCLKHGLKVRKSFLSYNKTIWGPLELVEKLYPEAEEIAASVRDLPGLKTPLGRARAWLRLALMQKKMADYLRCLIIQRDLLSEFYEYHALMMEEEGAVIVGLLVGLNVIDANLCVKGEDLDSQVGVIDFSMYLKSDDDIGGKERNVQIAAILDQKNYVEELNRQLNSTVSSLHARVDSLEKSNTKLIEELAIAKNNIIKLQEENHQLRSENTLILMKTQHHLEATKVDVEAELQTYKHSRQGLDEMYNEARRQLREESQLRQDMENELVVQVSMKHEIELAMKLLEKDIHEKQDTLIGLRQQLDEVKAINMEMYQKLQVSEDAMKEKNEIIGRLEDKTNQINATMKQLEQRLQQAEKAQMEAEAEDEKLKQEYVNKSESLQKEFSQKEKQLLQLETDLKIEKEWRQTLEDDLQKEKETVSHLRIETEEITNLKKEFLKLQEKNKQLKRVCQDQEAALQELASKLSESKLKIEDIKEANKALQGQVWLKDKEATHCKLCEKEFSLSKRKHHCRNCGEIFCNACSDNELPLPSSPKPVRVCDSCHAILIQRALWKTSRSDHPSHRW, encoded by the exons ATGCGGGGTATCGCGATAGGAAGCAGAGGGCGGGTCCTCCCACCGGCGGGGGCGCCCTCGGAGGGGCCGAGCCCACGCAGGGGCGGGCCGGGAGGAGCCGCAGGGCCCGCAGGGAGCGGCCGAGGCGGTGGCGGCTCCTCCTCTCCAGCCATGG CTGTAAAGGACCCTACAGCTGTAGAAAGAGCAAATTTACTGAACATGGCTAAATTGAGTATCAAAGGACTCATTGAATCAGCTTTGAGCTTTGGCCGCACACTGGATTCTGACTACCCACCTTTGCAGCAGTTCTTTGTTGTCATGGAGCACTGCCTGAAGCATGGCCTTAAAG taaGAAAATCCTTTCTAAGTTATAATAAAACCATCTGGGGTCCTCTGGAACTTGTGGAGAAATTATATCCAGAAGCTGAGGAAATAGCAGCAAGTGTCAGAGATTTGCCTGGCCTTAA aacaccACTGGGCCGTGCCCGGGCCTGGTTACGGTTAGCActaatgcagaagaaaatggctGACTACCTTCGCTGTTTAATCATTCAGAGAGATCTTCTCAG TGAATTTTATGAGTATCATGCACTAATgatggaggaagaaggagcGGTTATTGTTGGGCTGTTAGTTGGGTTAAATGTGATAGATGCTAACCTGTGTGTGAAGGGAGAAGACCTAGATTCACAA GTTGGGGTGATCGATTTCTCTATGTATTTAAAGAGTGATGATGACATTGGGGGTAAGGAAAG GAATGTACAGATTGCAGCAATTTTGGACCAAAAGAATTATGTTGAAGAGCTAAACAGACAACTGAA tagcACAGTTAGCAGTCTACATGCAAGAGTTGATTCACTAGAAAAATCAAACACTAAACTGATTGAAGAG TTAGCGATAGCCAAAAACAATATAATTAAACTCCAGGAGGAAAACCATCAATTAAGGAGTGAAAATACccttattttaatgaaaacacagcATCATCTAGAG GCAACTAAAGTGGATGTTGAAGCAGAACTTCAGACATACAAACACTCCAGGCAGGGTTTGGATGAAATGTACAATGAAGCACGTAGACAGCTTCGAGAAGAATCACAACTTCGACAA GATATGGAGAATGAGCTAGTGGTTCAAGTTAGTATGAAACATGAGATAGAACTTGCCATGAAGTTGCTGGAGAAGGACATCCATGAGAAGCAGGACACCCTCATAGGCCTTCGACAGCAGCTTGATGAAGTTAAAGCAATCAACATGGAAATGTACCAAAAGCTGCAG GTTTCTGAAGATGCTATGAAAGAAAAGAACGAAATAATTGGTCGATTGGAGGATAAGACCAATCAAATTAATGCAACTATGAAACAACTAGAACAAAG ATTGCAGCAAGCAGAGAAGGCTCAAATGGAGGCTGAGGCTGAGGATGAGAAACTTAAACAGGAGTATGTGAATAAATCTGAAAGCCTGCAGAAAGAATTTTCCCAGAAGGAGAAACAGCT ACTTCAGCTGGAAACAGATTTGAAGATAGAAAAAGAGTGGCGGCAAACCTTGGAGGATgatcttcaaaaggaaaaggaaactgtATCTCACCTGAGAATAGAGACTGAAGAAATAACTAAccttaaaaaa gagTTCCTtaaacttcaggaaaagaacaagCAACTGAAAAGGGTATGTCAAGACCAGGAAGCTGCTCTCCAAGAACTGGCATCCAAGCTGAGCGA ATCAAAGCTGAAAATAGAAGATATAAAAGAAGCGAACAAAGCATTGCAG GGCCAGGTTTGGTTGAAGGACAAAGAGGCCACACATTGCAAGTTATGTGAAAAGGAATTTTCACTTTCCAAAAGGAAG CATCATTGTAGAAACTGTGGCGAGATCTTCTGTAATGCCTGTTCTGACAATGAACTGCCTCTGCCTTCTTCACCAAAGCCTGTCCGGGTCTGTGATTCCTGCCACGCAATACTTATACAGAG AGCACTTTGGAAGACGTCTAGGTCTGACCACCCCTCACACAGATGGTAA
- the RUFY2 gene encoding RUN and FYVE domain-containing protein 2 isoform X4 translates to MRGIAIGSRGRVLPPAGAPSEGPSPRRGGPGGAAGPAGSGRGGGGSSSPAMAVKDPTAVERANLLNMAKLSIKGLIESALSFGRTLDSDYPPLQQFFVVMEHCLKHGLKVRKSFLSYNKTIWGPLELVEKLYPEAEEIAASVRDLPGLKTPLGRARAWLRLALMQKKMADYLRCLIIQRDLLSEFYEYHALMMEEEGAVIVGLLVGLNVIDANLCVKGEDLDSQVGVIDFSMYLKSDDDIGGKERNVQIAAILDQKNYVEELNRQLNSTVSSLHARVDSLEKSNTKLIEELAIAKNNIIKLQEENHQLRSENTLILMKTQHHLEATKVDVEAELQTYKHSRQGLDEMYNEARRQLREESQLRQDMENELVVQVSMKHEIELAMKLLEKDIHEKQDTLIGLRQQLDEVKAINMEMYQKLQVSEDAMKEKNEIIGRLEDKTNQINATMKQLEQRLQQAEKAQMEAEAEDEKLKQEYVNKSESLQKEFSQKEKQLLQLETDLKIEKEWRQTLEDDLQKEKETVSHLRIETEEITNLKKEFLKLQEKNKQLKRVCQDQEAALQELASKLSESKLKIEDIKEANKALQGQVWLKDKEATHCKLCEKEFSLSKRKHHCRNCGEIFCNACSDNELPLPSSPKPVRVCDSCHAILIQRCSSNVP, encoded by the exons ATGCGGGGTATCGCGATAGGAAGCAGAGGGCGGGTCCTCCCACCGGCGGGGGCGCCCTCGGAGGGGCCGAGCCCACGCAGGGGCGGGCCGGGAGGAGCCGCAGGGCCCGCAGGGAGCGGCCGAGGCGGTGGCGGCTCCTCCTCTCCAGCCATGG CTGTAAAGGACCCTACAGCTGTAGAAAGAGCAAATTTACTGAACATGGCTAAATTGAGTATCAAAGGACTCATTGAATCAGCTTTGAGCTTTGGCCGCACACTGGATTCTGACTACCCACCTTTGCAGCAGTTCTTTGTTGTCATGGAGCACTGCCTGAAGCATGGCCTTAAAG taaGAAAATCCTTTCTAAGTTATAATAAAACCATCTGGGGTCCTCTGGAACTTGTGGAGAAATTATATCCAGAAGCTGAGGAAATAGCAGCAAGTGTCAGAGATTTGCCTGGCCTTAA aacaccACTGGGCCGTGCCCGGGCCTGGTTACGGTTAGCActaatgcagaagaaaatggctGACTACCTTCGCTGTTTAATCATTCAGAGAGATCTTCTCAG TGAATTTTATGAGTATCATGCACTAATgatggaggaagaaggagcGGTTATTGTTGGGCTGTTAGTTGGGTTAAATGTGATAGATGCTAACCTGTGTGTGAAGGGAGAAGACCTAGATTCACAA GTTGGGGTGATCGATTTCTCTATGTATTTAAAGAGTGATGATGACATTGGGGGTAAGGAAAG GAATGTACAGATTGCAGCAATTTTGGACCAAAAGAATTATGTTGAAGAGCTAAACAGACAACTGAA tagcACAGTTAGCAGTCTACATGCAAGAGTTGATTCACTAGAAAAATCAAACACTAAACTGATTGAAGAG TTAGCGATAGCCAAAAACAATATAATTAAACTCCAGGAGGAAAACCATCAATTAAGGAGTGAAAATACccttattttaatgaaaacacagcATCATCTAGAG GCAACTAAAGTGGATGTTGAAGCAGAACTTCAGACATACAAACACTCCAGGCAGGGTTTGGATGAAATGTACAATGAAGCACGTAGACAGCTTCGAGAAGAATCACAACTTCGACAA GATATGGAGAATGAGCTAGTGGTTCAAGTTAGTATGAAACATGAGATAGAACTTGCCATGAAGTTGCTGGAGAAGGACATCCATGAGAAGCAGGACACCCTCATAGGCCTTCGACAGCAGCTTGATGAAGTTAAAGCAATCAACATGGAAATGTACCAAAAGCTGCAG GTTTCTGAAGATGCTATGAAAGAAAAGAACGAAATAATTGGTCGATTGGAGGATAAGACCAATCAAATTAATGCAACTATGAAACAACTAGAACAAAG ATTGCAGCAAGCAGAGAAGGCTCAAATGGAGGCTGAGGCTGAGGATGAGAAACTTAAACAGGAGTATGTGAATAAATCTGAAAGCCTGCAGAAAGAATTTTCCCAGAAGGAGAAACAGCT ACTTCAGCTGGAAACAGATTTGAAGATAGAAAAAGAGTGGCGGCAAACCTTGGAGGATgatcttcaaaaggaaaaggaaactgtATCTCACCTGAGAATAGAGACTGAAGAAATAACTAAccttaaaaaa gagTTCCTtaaacttcaggaaaagaacaagCAACTGAAAAGGGTATGTCAAGACCAGGAAGCTGCTCTCCAAGAACTGGCATCCAAGCTGAGCGA ATCAAAGCTGAAAATAGAAGATATAAAAGAAGCGAACAAAGCATTGCAG GGCCAGGTTTGGTTGAAGGACAAAGAGGCCACACATTGCAAGTTATGTGAAAAGGAATTTTCACTTTCCAAAAGGAAG CATCATTGTAGAAACTGTGGCGAGATCTTCTGTAATGCCTGTTCTGACAATGAACTGCCTCTGCCTTCTTCACCAAAGCCTGTCCGGGTCTGTGATTCCTGCCACGCAATACTTATACAGAGGTGCTCTTCTAACGTGCCATAA